From Salinicola endophyticus:
GATCGCATCGACGTCATCGAAGGTGCTGCCCTCGAGCACCGGCAGGTACTGGCTCACCGGCGCATCCAGATCGAGCTTGCCGCGCACGGCAGCAAGGGTAGCCAGCGTGGCGGTGAAGGTCTTGCTCAGCGAGCCGATCTCGAACAGGGTATCGGCGTCTACCGGCTGGCGGGTGTCGCGATCGGCGATGCCGTAGTCGAGCACCTGAACCCCGTCGGGGCGCACGATAGCGACCGCCATACCGGCGATCCGCTCCTGCTGCATCAGCGTCTCGATCAGCGGGTCGACTATCCGGCGGGTCTCGGCCGCGTCCATCTCCTGAGCCACGGCCACCTGCGTACTCAGCACCAGCGCCACACCCAGCCACCATGCTTTCATCGTCCTCTCCTTGGGTCGAATTCCTCATCGGCGACATGACGACCGCCTGCGCGCCAGCTGCCGCTATCATGCGCGAAAACGCATATTGGGTAATACCGGCGCTGCGTAACCATTCGTCAACCGCCTGGCCGGCCTTCCGTGGACGCAGTTCAGGGTCGAGGTCGATGCCCTCTGCCGCATGATCCGACTGACGAAGTCCCGCGATTCCTCGAGATGCGGGCGAAGCTCGCGCATGACATCGAAGCAGGGCAGACACGCCTGCTCCGTGGTCACCGGTAGTTGTCGGACGGTGGTCATCGGACATCCTCCTTGTGCAGAGGAGTCAGGTTAGAATCGGACAGATCCGCTTGGCAGCGCCAAGACGTCTTCGATCTTCCAGGACATCGACATGTCCAATACCCGACTTCGGCTCGACCGTACGCAGAGCGTGCCGATCTACCGGCAGCTCTATCAGCGCCTGCGCGAAGCGATGACAGACGGGCGCCTGCCCCCCGGCAAACGGGTGCCTTCGGTACGCAGCCTCGCCAGTGAGCTGAACCTGTCGCGCGGTACGGTCGAGCTGGCCTATCAGCTGCTCGTCAGCGAAGGGTATCTGTTGCCGCGAGGCCCCGCGGGCACGATCGTTTCACCCCACCTGCCCGACTCCATGGGGCCGACCCCGACACCGGATACGATGGCCCAGCAGGCGCCGGAGCCCGATCTAGAGCCGCCGCTACCGTTCCAATTGGGGCTTCCGGCGCTGGACGCCTTCCCCCACAAGTTGTGGGCGCGCCTGACCCAGCGCCGACTCAGGGCCCAGTCCAGCGCCGAACTGAATTACCCACCGCCGACGGGCCACCCGGCGCTGAAGCGCGCCCTGGTGAGCTACCTCGGGGTGTCGCGCGGTATCGCCTGCCAGCCCGAACAGATCTTCATCACCGACAGCTACCGGGACACGCTTGGGCTGATCTGCCGGGCCCTGCTGGCACCCGGCGACAGTGGCTGGTTCGAAGAGCCGGGCTATGTGATGGCGCGGGAACGACTGCTGGGCGCGGGTATGCTCTTGAACCCGGTGAGCGTCGACGCCGAAGGGTTGAATGTCGAAGAGGGATGTTCACGCACCACCCAGGCCCGCTTCGCCGTCGTCACGCCCACGCATCAGAGCCCCACCGGGGTAACGATGACGCTGGCCCGCCGCCGAGCGTTGATGGCATGGGCGAAGCGGGAGGAGGCCTGGATCATCGAGGATGACTACGACAGTGAGTACCGCTATCGCGGCCAGCCCGAACCGGCACTGAAGAGTCTCGATGGTGACGAGCGCGTGCTCTACACCGGCACCTTCAGCAAGGTCCTGTTTCCCGCCATCAAGCTGGCCTACCTGGTGGTTCCCCGTGCTCAGGTCGCGACCTTCCAGCGCACGATGCAGGGGCTGGGGCATGGCGCCCCGACGTTGAGTCAGGCGGTTGTGACGGATTTCATCGAAGAAGGCCATTTCGCTCGCCATCTCAAGCGTATGCGGGCGCTCTATCAGGTGCGCCGTGAACATCTTAGTCAGGCGCTCGAGCATCATCTGGGCGACCGGGTTCAGCTCGATCTACAGGCCGGTGGGATGCACCTGCTGGCCCGTCTTCCCGAAGGCGCCGACGACGTGACCATCGCGAACCGGGCCGCCAGCGCCGGGCTGGGTGGGCATGCACTGTCCGCCTGGTATCTGAGCTCGGCACGCCAGTCAGGGCTGTTGCTGAGCTTCACCAACGTCATCGATGCGGCTCATGCCGATGCGCTGGCAACTCGGCTGGCCGCGCTCACGGTGTGACGCGGCGCCTCTTGCCATGGCCTAGAAATCGTCGCAGATCTTGGCCCTGTGCGACGCCACGTCCGCCTTTCATCCTGTCCCGGTATCTGATTCGCACCCTCCTACGACCCACTGCCCAGACAGGTGAGCGACATGCAAGCCCGCGTGAATTACTACCAGACCTCTCCCCAGGCCGCGCAGAAGTACATCGATTTCAACATGGCACTGTCGCAGAGCGACGTGATCAAGGAGATCAAGCATCTGGTGACGCTGCGCGCTTCCCAGCTCAACGGCTGCGCCTTCTGCGTCGACATGCATGTCAAAGAGGCGAAGATCGACGGCGAGCGCGAATTGCGTCTGCACCATGTTGCGCTGTGGCGGGAATCGACGCTATTCACACCCCGCGAGCGGGCCGCCCTGGCCTGGACGGAAACCTTGACCCGGCTGCCCGAGCATGGGGTCGATGACAATATCTATGATGACGTGCGCAGCCACTTTTCCGAAGCGGAGCTCTCGGACCTGACCTTCCTGATCGTGGCCATCAACGGCTGGAATCGTCTCAGCATTGCCTTCCAGGTCGTTCCTGGCTCCGCCGACAAGGCCTTCGGACTGGACAAGGCGGGACTGTGATCACGCTTAACCTTCTGTGGCACCGGGTGCGCAGCGGGTTCAATGCACCACGTTGCGAATGAAGCGCAGCGTGCCGGCCCCATCGTTGCGATAGCGATAGGGCTGGTCACTCGGATAGACATGGAAGTCGCCGGCGGCGATGACGATGTCACCCGTGGCAAGCTCCAGCGTCAGCGCCCCTTCGATCACCACCAGCATCTCGTGCCAGCCGTTGTCGTCGGCCGCCGATGCGTAGACCTCACCCGGGGCGAGCGACCAGGACCACAGCTCGACCTCCTGGCGGGCCGGCTTGCTCGCCAGCAGCCGTGCCCGGCTCTGCGGCGAGCGGCCGACCCAGGCGACCTCGTCTATGCGCGCGGAGTCTTCACTGTCCGGTGGCTGAACCAGCGCGTAGAACAGCACCCCCAGCGCCTCGGCCAGGCGGTCCAGTGTGTTCAGGCTGACGTTGACATCGCCCTTCTCGATATTGACCAGCATGCGTCGGCTGAGCCCGGCGCGCTCGGCCAGCGCCTGCTGGCTCAGGGAGAGCGCCTGGCGCAGGCGTCTGACATTGGCGGCCACATGCACCAGGACATCGGGGCGCTCACTAGGCTTGTGCAATATATTGCCCATCCGTACAATCGCGACTCTCGTCCGTGCCGCTCACCGCCAAGGCGCTTAACGGCCACGTTTGGCGAGCCATCATGCCCGAGCCCCCCTGGAGGTGTCATGTCTGTCGCCACCCATCCCTTCGTCCAGCGCGCCTGGCCGGTCGCCATGCTGGTGGTGGCGATGTGTTCGATCCAGAGCGGTGCGGCCGTGGCCAAGACACTGTTTCCCCAGATCGGCGCCACCGGCACCACCTCGATTCGCCTGATCCTGGCCGCCGGCCTGCTGCTGCTGATAATGCGCCCCTGGCGGCGGCGCATCAGCCGCCGGGCGTGGAAGTCGACGCTGATCTACGGCGTCTCGCTGGGCGTCATGAACCTGATGTTCTATCAGGCGCTGGCGCGCATTCCGCTGGGGATCGCAGTGGCGCTGGAGTTCACCGGCCCGCTGGCGGTGGCGATGCTCTCCTCGCGCCGCTGGCTGGATCTGGTGTGGGTGGCGTTCGCGGTCAGCGGCCTGATCCTGCTGCTTCTGCTGGGTGACGATCACAGCGGCCCGGTCGACCCGGTCGGCGCGGCCTTCGCCCTGGGTGCCGGGGTGTGCTGGGCGCTGTATATCCTGTTCGGGCAGAAGGCCGGGGCGATCAATGGCGCCCAGAGTGCCACCCTGGGTATCACCATCGCCGCCGTGGTGATCGCCCCGATCGGGCTGATCGAGGTCGGCCCGGCGATCTTCGCTCCCGAGATCCTGCCATTCGCGCTGGCGGTGGCGGTGCTCTCCACCGCACTCCCCTACACCCTGGAGATGATCGCCCTGCCTCGCCTGCCGACCCAGACCTTCGGCACCCTGATGAGCCTGGAGCCGGCGGTGGGCGCGCTCTCCGGCCTGCTGTTCCTGAGCCAGCAGTTGAGCGTGCTGCAGTGGCTGGCGATCGCGCTGGTGATCGTCGCCTCGATCGGCACCACGCTCACCGCCCGTGCCCAGGAGCCGTTCGAGGCGCCGCTACCCGACTGAGCGCGGCACCGCTCGGGGCGCGATGTCGGCAGCGGCGCGCGAATCTTCCAGACGCACCACACCGGGCGTGGCAGACTGGAGCGGCTTCCACGCAGCCCAGGAGGAGAGCATGTCGTCGACCGGGTGGATCGATCTGCAGCGCCACGGCAGCGGTCTCGAGACCCTGCGCGCCCACTTCGAGGGCCACGCCTACGACCCGCACTGGCACGACAGCTATCTGGTCGGTTTCACCGAACAGGGCGTGCAGCAGTTCCACTGCCGGCGTCAGCGTCACGACAGCACCCCGGGCCGGCTGTTCTTCGTCGAGCCCGGGGAACTCCATGATGGCCGCGCACCCACCGCGGGCGGGTTCACCTATGCCATGCTCTACCTCGACCCGGCCTGGCTGCAGCGTGAACTGCGCCAGTTCGGCGCGGCGCCGGTCACCAGCGGCGAACCCGGCTTCCGGCGCACGCTGGCCGACGACCCCGAGCTGGCGCGCCAGGTGGCCGCGGCCTTCACCGCACTGCGCACGCCCGGGTGGCGACTGGCTCGGGAGACGCATCTCGACGCCGTGCTGCGCGGCATGCTGCCCCACCTGGGCTGGCAGGAAAGAGCGCTGGGCGACCCGCGGCTGCCGCGCACCGCGCGTCTGGCCCGCGACTACCTGCACGCCCACTGCGAGCAGGATATCGGCCTGGAGACCCTCGCCGCCCACTGCGGCGTCGATCGTTTCCGTCTCAGCCGCGCCTTCAAGGCCGCCTTCGGCCTGGCGCCCCACGCCTATCTGGTTCAGCTGCGGCTCGCCCGGGCACGCCGCTGTCTGGCGGTAGGCGATGCCCCGGCCGAGGTCGCGGCGCGTTTCGGCTTCGCCGACCAGAGCCATCTGGGGCGCTGGTTCCGACGCGCCTATGGCCTCACGCCCGCGGACTACCGCCGCCGCGGCTGAGCTACCTTGCCTCGATCCAACGCTGTCGACCCGACCCTGTCGATCTGATCCCGACGAACCGACCTTGCCGGCCTGATCCCTTCCTCTCACCCCTTCGCCCCGATGCCGTCGACCAGACCTCGGCGGCATGCCAGCCCTGCTCAGATCTTCCAGACGCATCAGCCGCGCCAGGCGATAGTCGGAGCTCATGTTGTCCGATGGAGAGACCCCATGCCGAGCTGGATACCTTTCGCGCTGTTCGCCATCGTCGCCTCGATCACGCCGGGGCCGACCAATCTGCTGATTCTGCATCAGGGGCTGCATCACGGCTTCCGGCGTACCCTGCCGGCGGTGATCGGTGCCAGCCTGGCCGCCGCCGCGCTCGTGCTGCTGGTGGGGCTGGGTCTCGGCCAGCTGCTGACCAGCCGGCCCTACGCGAGTCTGGCGTTGAGCTGGCTGGGTGTCGTCTGGTTGAGCTGGCTGGCGTGGCGGCTATTCAACCGCGCGCTGGCGCTGGTGCTGCTGCTGGTAGCGTGGTGGAGCGTGCTGATGCCGGGCTGAGGCCGTGGTCGGCAAGCGGAGAATGATAAGAAGCGAGAGAAGAATGATAAGAAGCGAGAGGAGAATGAGCAGACAAGCAGCGTGCAGGGTGACAGGAAAGCGCCATGGCGAAACGGCCGGCTTCAGGCCGCTTGGCGATGGCGCCCCCCCTGGGCACCACGGCCCTTGCGTGAATAGCTGCCTTTGCCCTTCTTGGGCGTCTGCTGCTGCTGGCGAAACTGCGGTGTGCGTAACGCGGCCTTGAGCGCGTTGTCGCGGATCGGCTGACGTGCCATGGAAGCTCCTTGACGTTCAGGATGGCGACTCGACGAGTGTGATCAAGATGGGGGTAAAGCGCATGCGGACTGGGCCCGCCATCGCTCAGGCGGCGGCGAGGTGCTCGTAGAGCACCATACAACCGATCACGATCAGCACCAGGCCACCGCCGATCTCGGCGCGCTTGCCGATCAGCGAACCGATGGCCCGCCCCAGCATGATACCGATGGTGACCATCAGCGTGGTAGCCAGGCCGATCGCCGCCGCCGCGACCAGGATATTGATGTTGGCAAAGGCCAGCGTGACGCCGACCGCCATGGCGTCGATGCTGGTCGCCAGGGCGGTGGCCGCCACCAGCCAGAACGAGCGTCGTGCCGGCGCTTGTGCGTCGTCTTGGGTACGCGGGTCATCCGGCTTGAGGCCGGCCCAGATCATGTGCGACCCGAGTCCGGCCAGCAGCACGAAGGCGATCCAGTGATCCCATTCGGACACGAAATGCGTTGCCGCCAGGCCGATGGCCCAGCCGATCACCGGCGTGATCGCCTCGATGGTGCCGAAGATCATGCCGATGCGCAGCGCCTCGGGAAACCGCGTGCGCTTGAGCGCGGCGCCCTTGCCGATCGACGCGGCAAAGGCGTCGGTCGACATGGCGAAGGCAAGCAAGAACAGAGATGCGGGATTCATGGCGTCGTCCAGCCGGTGGTTGCACCACGACACCCGCCAGGCCCGACTCTGCGTCGCGGGTGTCAATGGTCTCGCCAACCGACATCGGTGTGCGTGCCACGGCCAGGGCCGAGTGTGTTGACACGCACGCCGCTGGTCTACAACAGACACACCAGCGACCGGCTACTCCCCAAAGAGACTCAGACTATAGTCGTCGCGCCGGAACCTTTCAATAAATGATTGAATTTAAAGGGAAAAATACACCCCGGTTAACTCATGTCGTCGGCGTTAATCAAGTTCACCCGAGTTGAACTTTGAACACGGGGTTGGCGAATGCGCTGCGTGGCAAGCCGCCAGTGCCGTGGCAACCCAGCATCTCGGCCTGCTGCAGACGACCTACGCCTACGGCACGCGGGTCGCCCTGCTCTCGCTGACCGCGCTGATCGCGCTGATCGCGGCCCTGGCTACGCCGCGCGGGGACGCCGGATGCTGCCCGCGCCCCGCCTGACGCGGTGGCACGGGATGCGTTTCAGCCCGCGTGCACCTCGCGCTCGAGCGCCTGGCGCATCTCGCCATCCAGTGACAGCGCCTGTGCCAGTTGGTCGAGCCAGGCTTTCTCCATCGGATTCTGATCGTCGATGATCGCCACGCTGGCGAGGTAGATCTCGCGGGCGGCCTGGGGCGAGTCGGCATCGCGCGCGATCGCCTCGGCATCCAGCGGCGCCGACATCTCGCGCTCGACCCAGGCGTGCAGCTCGTCATCCGCGCCCAGGGCATCGATCTGCTCGGCCAGGGCGGCACGCTCGGCGGCATCGATATGCCCATCGGCGCGCGCCGCCGCGATCATCGCCTTGAGAATGCCGCGGCTGCGCGTCTCCTGGCGCTCGCCGGAGAGCTGCTCCAGCGGCTGGTCCGCTGCGGACGTCGCCTCGGCTGGCGTCGCCTCGGCTGGCGTCGCCTCGGCTGGCGTCGCCTCGGCTGGCGTCGACTGCTGCGCCTGATGCGCCTGCCACGCCTTCCACGCCAGCGCCCCGATGCCCGCCAGCGCGCCGTACTTGATCGCCTTGCCGCCCAGGCTGCGCCCGCGTTTGCTGCCGACCAGCAGCCCCAGCGCGCCGCCGCCGAGCAGCGACTTGACGTCGAAGCCCCCGCTGCCGGCCTTCTGGCGCTGGCCGCTACCCGCCTGCTGCATGAGCTGGGAAAGGATCCGTTGTGCATTCATCTGCTGTACTCCGCTGCCTGTCGAGAAGAGATGGCGCCGCCAGCCTCGGCTACCGGGCCGGGGCATCGGCCCGGTGTGCCAGTTTGTCGCAGTGCCGGGCACTCAAGACGCTGCCGCGCGGGCCGATAGAGCGTACTCGGCACCCACGTGGATCGGTGCCGTTCCGGCCGCCACACGCAGGTGACGCCCGGCTCTTCGATACTAAGGGAAGGCAGGTGAACCAAGCATGAAACGTCTCGCAGACATGACCGTGAAGACCAGCTGGCTGCTGGTACTGGTGGCATTCACACTCCTGGTGCTGGGGGTCGCGGGGCTGGCCGCCTACGCCGTCAACACCGACGTCTCGCCGGGGCTGATCAACGCCGGCATTGCCGTCGCGGTGGTGGCGACCCTGGTGCTGGTGACGATCGTGCTGTGGGGCGTGACGGTCAACGTGATTCGTCCGCTGGAACGTCTGGTGGAACACTGCGAGAAGCTTGCCACCGGCGACCTGTCGGTGCCGGTGGAGCGCCGCGGCAACAACGAGATCGGACGGCTGTTCGCGGCCATGGCGCAGACCCAGAGCCATCTCTCGAGCACCGTCGGCAACGTGCGCAGCGCCTGCGACAACGTGCTCGACGGCGCCAGCGGCATTGCCCAGGGCAATACCGACCTCTCCTCGCGTACCGAGCAGCAGGCAGCATCGCTGGAAGAGACCGCCGCCAGCATGGAGCAGTTGACCTCGACCGTACGCCAGAACGCCGACAACGCGGTCCAGGCGAGCCAACTGGCGAGCGAGGCCACCGACGTGGCGAATCGCGGTGGCGAGGTGGTCGGCGGCGTGGTCAGCACGATGCACGCGATCAGCGAGAATTCGCGCCAGGCGGTGACGCTGCTCGACGCCATCGACTCGGTGGCGTTCCAGACCAACATCCTCGCCCTCAACGCCTCGGTGGAAGCGGCTCGCGCCGGCGAACAGGGTCGCGGCTTCGCCGTGGTCGCCAACGAGGTGCAGACGCTGGCCAAGCGCTCGGCCGATGCCGCCAAGGCGATCCGCGACCTGATCCAGCGCTCCGCCGAGCGGGTCGAGAGCGGCGCCGCCCTGGCCGACAAGGCCGGTGACACGATGCACGACATCGTCACCTCGATCACCCGGGTCAGCGAAATCATGCACGAGATCGCCGCGGCCTCGGAGGAGCAGAACCACGGCATCACCCAGGTCAACCAGGCGGTGACCCAGATGGACCAGGTCACCCAGCAGAACGCCGCGCTGGTACAGCAGGCCGCCAACGCCGCGCGGGCGCTGGAAGAAGAAGCCAACGAGCTGCAGTCGGTGGTCGCGGTGTTCCGCCTCGACGCCAGTGCTGCGGTCACCCCGCGGCGCCCGCAGGCCGCCCCGCTGCCGGCGACTAGCGCCAGACCGGCCTCCCAACCGGCACGGCGCCAAGAGGCGGAAACCGCCGAGTGGGAA
This genomic window contains:
- a CDS encoding carboxymuconolactone decarboxylase family protein; the encoded protein is MQARVNYYQTSPQAAQKYIDFNMALSQSDVIKEIKHLVTLRASQLNGCAFCVDMHVKEAKIDGERELRLHHVALWRESTLFTPRERAALAWTETLTRLPEHGVDDNIYDDVRSHFSEAELSDLTFLIVAINGWNRLSIAFQVVPGSADKAFGLDKAGL
- a CDS encoding XRE family transcriptional regulator; amino-acid sequence: MGNILHKPSERPDVLVHVAANVRRLRQALSLSQQALAERAGLSRRMLVNIEKGDVNVSLNTLDRLAEALGVLFYALVQPPDSEDSARIDEVAWVGRSPQSRARLLASKPARQEVELWSWSLAPGEVYASAADDNGWHEMLVVIEGALTLELATGDIVIAAGDFHVYPSDQPYRYRNDGAGTLRFIRNVVH
- the arfA gene encoding alternative ribosome rescue factor ArfA; translated protein: MARQPIRDNALKAALRTPQFRQQQQTPKKGKGSYSRKGRGAQGGRHRQAA
- a CDS encoding LysE family transporter; translation: MPSWIPFALFAIVASITPGPTNLLILHQGLHHGFRRTLPAVIGASLAAAALVLLVGLGLGQLLTSRPYASLALSWLGVVWLSWLAWRLFNRALALVLLLVAWWSVLMPG
- a CDS encoding PLP-dependent aminotransferase family protein, whose product is MSNTRLRLDRTQSVPIYRQLYQRLREAMTDGRLPPGKRVPSVRSLASELNLSRGTVELAYQLLVSEGYLLPRGPAGTIVSPHLPDSMGPTPTPDTMAQQAPEPDLEPPLPFQLGLPALDAFPHKLWARLTQRRLRAQSSAELNYPPPTGHPALKRALVSYLGVSRGIACQPEQIFITDSYRDTLGLICRALLAPGDSGWFEEPGYVMARERLLGAGMLLNPVSVDAEGLNVEEGCSRTTQARFAVVTPTHQSPTGVTMTLARRRALMAWAKREEAWIIEDDYDSEYRYRGQPEPALKSLDGDERVLYTGTFSKVLFPAIKLAYLVVPRAQVATFQRTMQGLGHGAPTLSQAVVTDFIEEGHFARHLKRMRALYQVRREHLSQALEHHLGDRVQLDLQAGGMHLLARLPEGADDVTIANRAASAGLGGHALSAWYLSSARQSGLLLSFTNVIDAAHADALATRLAALTV
- a CDS encoding methyl-accepting chemotaxis protein, which encodes MKRLADMTVKTSWLLVLVAFTLLVLGVAGLAAYAVNTDVSPGLINAGIAVAVVATLVLVTIVLWGVTVNVIRPLERLVEHCEKLATGDLSVPVERRGNNEIGRLFAAMAQTQSHLSSTVGNVRSACDNVLDGASGIAQGNTDLSSRTEQQAASLEETAASMEQLTSTVRQNADNAVQASQLASEATDVANRGGEVVGGVVSTMHAISENSRQAVTLLDAIDSVAFQTNILALNASVEAARAGEQGRGFAVVANEVQTLAKRSADAAKAIRDLIQRSAERVESGAALADKAGDTMHDIVTSITRVSEIMHEIAAASEEQNHGITQVNQAVTQMDQVTQQNAALVQQAANAARALEEEANELQSVVAVFRLDASAAVTPRRPQAAPLPATSARPASQPARRQEAETAEWEAF
- a CDS encoding tellurite resistance TerB family protein; the encoded protein is MNAQRILSQLMQQAGSGQRQKAGSGGFDVKSLLGGGALGLLVGSKRGRSLGGKAIKYGALAGIGALAWKAWQAHQAQQSTPAEATPAEATPAEATPAEATSAADQPLEQLSGERQETRSRGILKAMIAAARADGHIDAAERAALAEQIDALGADDELHAWVEREMSAPLDAEAIARDADSPQAAREIYLASVAIIDDQNPMEKAWLDQLAQALSLDGEMRQALEREVHAG
- a CDS encoding AraC family transcriptional regulator, which codes for MSSTGWIDLQRHGSGLETLRAHFEGHAYDPHWHDSYLVGFTEQGVQQFHCRRQRHDSTPGRLFFVEPGELHDGRAPTAGGFTYAMLYLDPAWLQRELRQFGAAPVTSGEPGFRRTLADDPELARQVAAAFTALRTPGWRLARETHLDAVLRGMLPHLGWQERALGDPRLPRTARLARDYLHAHCEQDIGLETLAAHCGVDRFRLSRAFKAAFGLAPHAYLVQLRLARARRCLAVGDAPAEVAARFGFADQSHLGRWFRRAYGLTPADYRRRG
- the rhtA gene encoding threonine/homoserine exporter RhtA — protein: MSVATHPFVQRAWPVAMLVVAMCSIQSGAAVAKTLFPQIGATGTTSIRLILAAGLLLLIMRPWRRRISRRAWKSTLIYGVSLGVMNLMFYQALARIPLGIAVALEFTGPLAVAMLSSRRWLDLVWVAFAVSGLILLLLLGDDHSGPVDPVGAAFALGAGVCWALYILFGQKAGAINGAQSATLGITIAAVVIAPIGLIEVGPAIFAPEILPFALAVAVLSTALPYTLEMIALPRLPTQTFGTLMSLEPAVGALSGLLFLSQQLSVLQWLAIALVIVASIGTTLTARAQEPFEAPLPD
- the mntP gene encoding manganese efflux pump MntP; translation: MNPASLFLLAFAMSTDAFAASIGKGAALKRTRFPEALRIGMIFGTIEAITPVIGWAIGLAATHFVSEWDHWIAFVLLAGLGSHMIWAGLKPDDPRTQDDAQAPARRSFWLVAATALATSIDAMAVGVTLAFANINILVAAAAIGLATTLMVTIGIMLGRAIGSLIGKRAEIGGGLVLIVIGCMVLYEHLAAA